The following proteins are co-located in the Gossypium hirsutum isolate 1008001.06 chromosome A02, Gossypium_hirsutum_v2.1, whole genome shotgun sequence genome:
- the LOC107961142 gene encoding probable glutathione S-transferase, giving the protein MQRLKIAFKLTKNNQTRDQTSHTMDDEVKLFGFWASTFSLRVIWALKLKGVDYEYIDEDIPHNKSELLLKYNPVYKKIPVLVHGGKPIAESLVILEYIDEVWPQSPLLPKDAYERSVARFWAKFIDEKIRPMWEFFHKFGEEQQKAMDNNFKILRTIEEHGLGDKKFFGGDQIGIADIVFGMVIHYFAPMEDVMGVKFIKVDTFPRLHAWMRHFSEHPGIKDNVPDYSRVVDYLKGYLDIINGMQKG; this is encoded by the exons ATGCAGAGATTGAAAATTGCATTTAAGCTAACCAAGAACAACCAAACCAGAGACCAAACCTCACACACCATGGATGATGAAGtgaagttgtttggattttgggcAAGTACTTTCAGTCTAAGGGTCATTTGGGCTTTGAAACTTAAAGGTGTGGATTATGAATACATTGATGAAGATATCCCTCACAATAAGAGCGAGTTGTTGTTGAAGTACAACCCGGTTTATAAGAAGATCCCAGTGCTTGTTCATGGTGGAAAGCCAATTGCAGAGTCATTGGTTATTTTAGAATACATAGATGAGGTGTGGCCACAGAGTCCTTTGCTGCCGAAAGATGCTTATGAGAGATCCGTAGCCAGGTTTTGGGCCAAATTCATTGATGAAAAG ATTCGACCAATGTGGGAATTCTTTCATAAATTCGGCGAAGAACAACAAAAGGCAATGGACAACAACTTTAAAATTCTGAGAACCATTGAGGAACATGGTCTTGGAGACAAAAAGTTCTTTGGGGGTGACCAAATTGGCATAGCTGATATTGTTTTTGGAATGGTTATTCATTATTTTGCGCCTATGGAAGATGTCATGGGAGTGAAGTTCATTAAAGTGGATACCTTCCCACGCCTGCATGCATGGATGAGGCATTTCAGCGAACACCCTGGTATCAAAGACAATGTCCCTGATTATAGTAGAGTTGTTGATTATCTTAAAGGATATCTCGACATAATCAATGGAATGCAGAAGGGTTGA
- the LOC107960475 gene encoding uncharacterized protein, producing the protein MEVQHFSHHHPLVFIQDHSVASKPGLCLGCEKPVEGWSYGCNQCEFYLHKGCAELELGPQIQHPFHPEHPLTLLPQSPYGGAKLVQFVLLQCAELPLEINHAYDRKHPLILLPQPPTHPRKCSCSLCKIQWSGFVYSCSLCNFHLSLADFFSQQTLTDASHEHPWMLISRKMSFICDFCGTAGEHSPCYCATCHLLVHKNCISLPRHIMITRHYHTISLSYFIGELMVASEIKHSYHDHNLRLIFSGKTKDDDSQCDGCTRPISTPFYSCKQCKFFLHKDYAELPKEMRHPFHKHLLTLPNSHNEDNISWCCACCRWYQGFSYRCYRDCSFRIDIHCMLFSDTLKHPCHEHLLFLVHNNEGTSCSACFKRLDSGAVAYRCMKRCDFNLDVGCATLPFTAWYKYDRHPLTLTYSYDSEPSRLHCDLCEKKREPYHWFYYCADCDNSLHLNCAVEDLPYMKLGNKLEFYHPHPVTVVKNIWNCPPCKVCGELCNGQALKCKEFECNFTVHWGCRWRLK; encoded by the exons atggaagTTCAACATTTCAGCCATCACCATCCTTTGGTCTTCATCCAAGATCACAGTGTTGCAAGCAAACCAGGTCTTTGCCTTGGGTGTGAGAAGCCTGTAGAGGGCTGGAGCTACGGCTGCAATCAATGTGAGTTTTATCTTCATAAGGGATGTGCTGAGTTAGAGTTAGGCCCCCAGATTCAGCATCCTTTTCACCCCGAACACCCTCTCACTCTTTTGCCACAATCACCTTATGGGGGCGCCAAACTGGTGCAGTTTGTGTT ATTGCAATGTGCTGAACTGCCCCTTGAGATTAATCACGCCTACGATCGTAAGCATCCTCTTATACTCTTGCCACAACCACCTACTCATCCCCGGAAATGTAGTTGCTCTTTGTGCAAAATCCAATGGAGCGGGTTTGTTTATTCTTGCTCTCTTTGCAACTTTCACCTTTCGCTTGCCGATTTTTTTTCACAACAAACACTCACTGATGCAAGTCATGAACACCCGTGGATGCTTATATCAAGAAAAATGTCAtttatttgtgatttttgtgGCACCGCCGGAGAACACTCCCCCTGTTACTGTGCTACATGTCACCTTCTTGTCCACAAGAATTGCATTTCATTGCCACGCCACATCATGATAACACGACATTATCACACGATTTCTCTTTCCTATTT TATTGGAGAGCTAATGGTAGCAAGCGAGATCAAGCATTCCTATCATGATCATAATTTAAGACTCATTTTTAGTGGGAAGACCAAAGATGATGATAGTCAGTGTGATGGGTGCACGAGGCCTATATCAACCCCTTTTTATAGTTGTAAGCAATGCAAGTTCTTTCTCCATAAAGATTACGCTGAACTGCCAAAAGAAATGCGGCACCCATTTCACAAGCATTTGCTTACTCTCCCAAACTCACACAATGAGGATAATATTTCATGGTGTTGTGCTTGCTGTCGTTGGTATCAAGGATTTAGCTACCGATGCTACAGAGATTGCAGCTTCAGAATTGACATTCATTGTATGTTATTTTCGGACACCTTGAAGCATCCATGTCATGAGCATTTACTGTTTCTTGTCCACAACAATGAGGGAACAAGTTGCAGTGCTTGTTTCAAAAGACTAGACTCAGGGGCTGTTGCATATAGATGCATGAAGCGCTGTGATTTCAATTTAGATGTAGGTTGTGCAACACTGCCATTCACTGCTTGGTACAAGTATGATAGACATCCTCTTACTTTGACTTATTCTTATGATTCTGAGCCTTCTCGACTTCACTGCGATCTCTGCGAGAAAAAAAGAGAGCCATATCATTGGTTTTACTACTGTGCTGATTGTGATAACTCTCTGCATCTCAATTGTGCTGTTGAAGATCTCCCAtatatgaagcttgggaacaAACTCGAATTTTATCATCCACATCCAGTCACTGTTGTGAAAAACATCTGGAACTGCCCTCCATGTAAGGTATGTGGTGAGCTTTGTAATGGGCAAGCCCTAAAATGTAAAGAATTTGAATGTAACTTTACCGTCCACTGGGGTTGCCGTTGGAGACTCAAATGA